The following proteins are encoded in a genomic region of Nicotiana sylvestris chromosome 4, ASM39365v2, whole genome shotgun sequence:
- the LOC104230982 gene encoding peroxisomal membrane protein 11A: MEPKNRDFLIHLEAYLSKRDGVDKLLKISRYASKIIIASSVIPESLPLSRRLKSFESSVGVSRKAFRLGKFVQDLNALRSANISSKEELILSILAYGGEGLYYFVEQFVWLGKAGLIDKKNLSNLQKISAWCEFIGYIGSVSLKVKELKKISEDEACLVSTIEISIIRGIGYNEEEEKLRKLRMKKLMKRLSVIQDFADGLMALADIRDGKGLFSGPLLLSSAGLLSALISTHKNWISC; encoded by the coding sequence ATGGAACCCAAAAACAGAGATTTCCTGATCCATCTAGAAGCTTACCTCTCCAAACGTGACGGCGTTGACAAATTACTCAAAATCTCCCGTTACGCTTCCAAAATCATCATCGCCTCCTCCGTTATCCCCGAATCCCTTCCGTTATCTCGACGTTTAAAATCCTTCGAATCAAGCGTCGGCGTTAGCCGTAAAGCGTTTCGCTTAGGAAAATTCGTACAAGACTTGAACGCACTCCGTTCAGCTAATATCAGTTCAAAAGAAGAATTAATTCTCTCGATTTTAGCTTACGGAGGCGAAGGATTGTACTATTTTGTCGAGCAATTTGTTTGGTTAGGTAAAGCGGGGTTAATTGATAAGAAGAATTTGAGTAATTTACAGAAGATTAGTGCTTGGTGTGAGTTTATTGGGTATATTGGAAGTGTGAGTTTGAAGGTTAAGGAATTAAAGAAGATTAGCGAAGATGAGGCGTGTTTGGTTTCGACTATTGAGATTTCGATAATTAGGGGAATTGGGTataatgaagaagaggaaaaattaAGGAAATTGAGAATGAAGAAGTTAATGAAGAGGTTAtcagtaattcaggattttgctGATGGATTAATGGCTTTGGCTGATATTAGAGATGGTAAAGGGCTGTTTTCTGGGCCGCTGTTGTTGTCATCAGCTGGGCTTTTGTCAGCTCTCATTAGCACACATAAGAATTGGATTTCTTGCTGA